Part of the Kordiimonas pumila genome is shown below.
TTAATACTCTTTTGGATTAGCAGCGTTCCTTATGTGTTTCAAAGCTGGCATATTTTAGAAGGTAGCGTAGAAGCAAGCGGCCTTCCTTTCATTTATATTTTAAAATCTACCTTGCTGCTTTTTGCTGGCACCATGACCCTTCATGCCCTATCAGCTATCATCAGCAACGCACGCATTCTATACGGGAATAAGCAATAGTGGATATGTCAGTTATATTAACACTCAGCATGTTTGCTGTGCTTGTTGGCCTTCTCTTAACCGGTTTCCCTGTGGCTTTCACGTTGGGTGGTGCTGGCCTGTTATTTGGCCTTATTGGCATGGCAACAGGCACGCTTGATTCCAGCTTTCTTGAAATCCTTCCAAACCGCCTGTTTGGTAACGTTATTAGAAACGAATTACTGTTCGCAATTCCGCTTTTTGTCAGCATGGGGGTGATGCTCGAAAAGTCAAACGTTGCCGAAGACTTGCTCGAGAGCATGGGCAGACTTTTTGGCAAATTGCGCGGCGGGCTTGGTATTTCTGTTACTGTCGTTGGCGCCTTGCTTGCTGCCTCTACAGGCATTGTCGGGGCAACAGTTGTTACGATGGGACTGCTTTCACTCCCAACCATGTTGCGGCGTGGCTATGATCCTTCTCTAGCGACTGGCTCGATTGCGGCTTCAGGTACACTGGGGCAAATCATACCGCCCTCTATCGTGCTTATTTTACTCGCTGACGTTCTATCGTCAGCGTGGCAACAGGCACAGCTTAACAACCATATATTTTCACCTGCGCCCATGAGTGCTGGTGAACTCTTTGCAGGCGCTCTTATCCCCGGGCTTATTCTCGTTGCCTGCTATATTCTATATCAGGCAGGCATGGCATTTTTTAAGCCAGAAACCAGCCCGGCAATCCCGCCAGAGGAATGCGTCGACAGTGGCACGGGTATTTTCATAACCTTACTCACCGCACTCTTACCGCCTCTTATTTTAATAATAGCCGTTCTTGGTTCTATTCTTACGGGTATCGCAACACCTACAGAAGCCGCCTCTGTAGGTGCTATTGGTGCTATTCTTCTTGGTGCAGCAAGGCTCGGCGGCAAAAACAGAATTGCCGTTTATACAACGCTTGTTTCATTGCTTGTATTGCTTGTTATTGCGAGCACATCAGACCTACGCATGCACCGGGATGTTATATCAGCCGCAGATAACATTGCATATTTTATAGCAATACTTGTAACGGTCACTTTTTCGGCCGGGCTTTTGTGGTCACTCTGGTCAACCTACCAGTCAGGGGTGTTAACAGAAGTTATGCGCTCTACTGTGCGTATTTCAACCATGATCTACACCATACTGATCGGTGCTAGCCTGTTTTCGCTCGTCTTTAGGGGCCTTGGCGGCGACGAGATCATTGAAAACCTGTTACATGGCCTGCCCGGTGGCCAATTTACAGCTATTCTCCTGATAATGCTGTTGATGTTTGTATTGGGCTTTTTCCTCGATTTTATTGAGATCACCTTTGTTGTTGTGCCTGTTGTTGCCCCAGCCCTATTGGCTATGGATGGCACATATGGCCCTATATGGCTGGGTGTGCTGATGGCTATGAACTTGCAAACAAGCTTTTTAACGCCGCCTTTTGGCTTTGCCCTGTTTTACTTGCGCGGCGTGGTGCCTGAGAGCGTACCTACATCTGCTATATATAAAGGTGTTATACCGTTTGTTATCATTCAGCTTCTGTGCCTTGTGCTCATTGCGCTCTTCCCGTCCCTTGTTACATGGCTACCAAAGCTTCTTTTCTAAACAATACCTTAGAAACTGCTCTTACAAAGATGTATTGGCGTTATTCAAAAATATAGCTTTTAGCTTGCCATAAATTGACATTATAAATGCAATACTAACCCTGAGAAAAGGTAATACCCATGATTGGCTACACAACAATAGGGACAAACAAACATTCTGAAGCCTGCGCATTTTATGACACGCTTTTAGCCATACTTGGTGCCAAACGAGCAATGGAATTTGATAGCTTTGTCATGTGGGCTGCCGGCCCGGATAAACCAGCCTTTGCATTAACCAAGCCATATGACGGCAAAGCGGCATCTGTTGGCAACGGCGTTATGATTGCCCTCAAAGCCCCAGACAGAGCGACCGTCGACAAACTATACGAAACAGCTCTTGCAAACGGTGGTAGCTGCGAAGGTAAACCAGGTCTTCGTGGTAGCGAAGATATGGGGTTTTATGCAGCCTATTTCCGTGACATTGAAGGCAACAAGCTTAACGCATTCTGCATGGGCCCAGCCTAAGCAGCGGTTCCTTCCCGAACAGGAACCAAAAAGGCCGGATTTCCCCCCGGCCTTTTTTATTCAATCCGTAATAGGTCACCAATTACTTAAAATCTATTTGAACTTGTTATTACGGGGGAAGCCCATAGGCGGCAAACGCCCAGCATTGCCACGTTTACCTGTCCATTGCACCAAATCGGTTTCTGTGCGCCACCTGTCGCCGTTACCACCCATTTGCCATGTAAGGCCTTCACTTTTGTGGAACGTTACAATGTCTGAGAGGGTGCCATCTTTGTAACGCTGCAAAGTAACGCCCTGCCCCCGGTTCATAACCGGTAATTCATCAATTGAGAACACAAGCAGTTTGCGGTTTTTACCAATAACAGCAACACTGTCACCGTCAGCAACAAAACAGTGCGTTGCAATGGCATCATTAGGTAAGTTTAGAATCTGTTTACCGCCTTTTTTCATGGCAACAGCATTTGCTGCTTCAATAATAAAGCCTTTACCAATGGAGGAAGCAACCACCAACTTACTTCCCGGCTGGAAGGGCAACAGTGTGACAATTTCATCATTAGCATCCATATCAACCATCAGCCTAACAGGCTCACCGTTGCCGCGTGCGCTTGGCAGTTTATCGGCACCAATCGTATACAGCTTACCGCTTGTCGCAAAGAGGAAGATTTTATCCGTAGTATAAGCGTGGAACCTGAACTTTTCTTCGTCACCGTCTTTATATTTAAAATCTTCTTCCGGCTTGGCATGCCCCTTAAGGGCACGTATCCAGCCGCGTTTCGAACAAAGCACTGTCAGCGGTTCTTTTTCAATCATTGCCTCAATCGGCACTACTTCGGCAGTGGGGGCGTCCCCAAAGCGGGTACGGCGTTTTCCAAGTACAGTTTCTTGGCCAAACTTTTCTTTAATAACAGAAACCTTATCGCCAATCGCTATCCACTGAAGTTCAGGTGAGCGGATGAGTGACTTAAGCTGTGCACCCTCTTTTTCAAGCCCGGCATGCTCGGTTCTGATTTCCATTTCTTCAAGTTTCCGAAGGGCACGAAGGCGCATATTCAAGATGGCCTCCGCCTGCACATCATTCAGCTTAAATGTGGCTATAAGGCTTGCTTTTGCGTCATCTTCCTCGCGGATTATGCGAATAACTTCATCAAGATTAAGGTATGCGATTAAATAGCCAGCCAATATTTCAAGCCGGTGCTCAATTTTATCGAGTCGGAACTGGCTACGACGGATCAGAACCTCAACCTGATGATTAAGGAAGCTATTCAGCATTTCTTTTAGAGGCAGAACGCGCGGCCTGTTATCTGAGGCAATCACATTCATATTCATGGAAAAGCGCGATTCTAGTTCAGTTAATCTGAACAGGCTTTCCATCAGTATTTTTTCGTCAACCGTACGGTTTTTAGGTTCAAGAACAATTCTGATATCTTCTGCAGACTCGTCCCTAACATCAGCCAAAATTGGCAGTTTCTTTTCATTGATCAAGTCCGCAATGCGTTCAATCAGCTTAGATTTTTGAACCTGAAAAGGAATTTCCGTAATGACAATCTGGTAAATACCCCGGGATAGCTCTTCTTTTTCCCAGCGCGCGCGCACCCGGAAACTACCACGTCCTGTATCGTAAGCATCAATGATGGTTTCGCGGTCTTCAACAAGCTGCCCACCTGTTGGGAAGTCAGGCCCTTGAATAGAATCCATCAATTTATGTGTGGTAATAGCATCATAGCTAAAGGTCAGGTTATCACCGCGTTTATGATCAGAAAGCCGCGCATCAATGAGCAACTGCATCCCATCTGCAAGCTCCCCCACATTATGGGGCGGAATATTGGTCGCCATACCAACGGCAATACCAGAGGAGCCATTTGCAAGGAGATTGGGGAAAGACCCCGAGAAAACAATAGGCTCACGGTCTTCACCGTCATATGTTTCCCGGTAATCTACCGCATCTTCTTCCAGCCCTTCCATAAGGGCCATGGCAACTTCGGTAAGGCGAGCCTCAGTATATCGCATCGCAGCGGCATTATCGCCGTCAACGTTACCAAAGTTTCCTTGTCCATCAACCAGAGGGAAGCGAACAGAAAAGTCCTGTGCCAAACGCACCAGCGCATCATAAACCGACTGATCACCATGTGGGTGGTATTTACCAATCACATCCCCCACAACACGGGCGCATTTTTTATAGCCGGTTTTTGGGTCCAGCTTCAAAAGGCGCATAGCATACAGCAGCCGCCTGTGAACAGGCTTTAACCCATCCCTTACATCCGGTAGTGACCGGGACATAATTGTTGAGAGTGCATAGGCCAAATACCGTTCGCTAAGTGCATCAGCGAAAGGGGTTTCGATAATATTACCGTTAAAATCAGCTTGTGTTGTCATAAGGTAACTATACCAATTCAAAAGCAGATGGCTACAAGATGTTGTGGTTATCCACAGATTCTTTGCCGTATGAAGAAAACTAAGTCAACGAGAAGCCGTATAAAGTGCTGATAACAGCCTTTCACGAGCCGCAGGCTGGCCTTTTCCACTCACAATCCATATGTTTCGCTCAAGAAAGTAGCCTGTTAACTTCAGGCTGTTATACGCATCTGTCATATTGGGCATAAGCCCATCTCGTGAAAGCAAAAATGCAGGTAACGGCAATAGTTTGTCACTGTACGGCGCCCCTGCATCAGCACATACCGCCCTACCCGACTTCGGGGAAACATAGGTGAGATTGTCCCGAACACCGCTTGCTGCACATTCGCTCAAATCAAGGCCGTAGCCAAGCTCGGTTAAAATACCAAGTTCAAGCCGTGCGAGCGCAGCCCCCCACAAAGATAGTGTACCATCTTCGTTTTCAAGCAAATTAACAAGAGCACACAAACCCTTGTAAACCTTAAGAAAAGGCGCACGCTCTGGCATTGTAGAGGCAACAACAGCCGTTATGGCAGCAAGCGCCGAAAGCCGTGCGCCATCCCCGATCATGTGCCCCAGTGGGCTGTGGAGTAATTCAAGAGTAAACCGGCCAAGGTTTGCTTCAATCCGCGACCGCCATGTAAGAGAAAGGAGATTTCCTGCCTGCAGGTTTGCACGGTTGCGCCTGCCAAGGCCACCCTTTACAAAACCACGCGCCCGACCATGGTTTTCTGTCATCACTTCTATAACAGCGTCGCTTTCGCCGTGCCGCGCTATGGAAAGAACAATACCTTCATCCTGCCATTCCATCGCGTTACCCTGTTTTACTAGTCTACAAAATCGAGGCCCATGTCCTTATACATGGTTCTGTCATCAGCCCAGCGCTCTGTTGTACGCACATGCAAGAAAAGATGCACCCTGCGATCAAATTCCTGCTCCATTTCCTCGCGGGCCATTTTACCCAAGGTTTTCAGCATGCTGCCAGCTTTACCAATAACTATACCTTTTTGAGTTTCACGCTCAACATGGATAACCTGCTCAATACGAACCGAACCATCAGCACGTTCTTCCCATTTTTCAGTTTCAACAGTTGTGGCGTATGGAAGCTCATCGTGAAGGCGCAAATACACCTTTTCACGGGTGATTTCAGCCGCCAAAACACGCATGGTTATATCTGATATCTGGTCATCAGGGTACATCCACGGCCCAGATGGAGCTTTCGCCGACAGAAACGCCTTTAGGTCTGTCACACCATCCCCGTTCAGCGCTGATATCATGAATATATCGGTGAACACGCCCGTTTCGTTTAACTTTTGCGTTAGTGCGAGCAACGTATCACGTCTTAGTCCGTCAATTTTGTTCAAGGCAAGAATAGCTTTACGCTTTGCATTCTTCAGCCCATCAATAATATGCTCAACCTCGTCTGTAACACCGCGTTTGCTATCCACCAGAAAAACGGTTGTTTCTGCGTCTTCTGAACCCTTCCAAGCCGCACTTACCATCGCCCGGTCCAACCGGCGCTTTGGTTCAAAAATACCAGGGGTATCAATAAAAATAAGCTGCGTTTTTCCGTGCATGGCAATGCCAGTAATACGCGTACGTGTGGTTTGCACTTTATGGGTAACAATAGCCACCTTGGCACCAACAAGCGAATTAAGAAGCGTAGACTTACCTGCGTTTGGTGCCCCTATCAAAGCCACAAAACCGCAACGTTCCATGTCTGCTTCATCCGAATGGTTCAACCTGTTTCTCCTAAAAGGTGCCGTAACAATGCAGCTGCTGCATCTTGTTCAGCCGTTTTTTTTGTTCCACCCTGCGCCGATGCAGAGCCTTTGCCGTCAATGGTCGCTTCAATTGTAAAAACAGGGTCGTGATCTGGCCCTGTTCTGTCTAACACTGAATAGTGTGGTAAATCCAATGATCTTGCCTGACACCATTCTTGTAATTTTGTTTTGTGGTCTTTAACAGCATCCAGTTCAGTATCCATTAACGGAATCCAGTGTTGCCGAATAAATTTGTCAGTAACCGCGAAGCCACCGTCAAGATACATAGCACCAATAAAGGCTTCACACACATCAGCCTGTATGGCCTCTTTGTCTCTCGCGCCTTCAGTTTCCGCACCTGGAGTTACCTTTAAGGCTGCAGCAATACCAAGCTTTACAGCCATTCCGGCGAGAGTTTCCCTGCGCACAAGAGACGTAAAGCGCCTATTTAGTAACCCTTCCGCTTCCGACGGATAAGCCTCTAAAAGCCATGTTGAGATCGTAAGCCCCAGTACACGATCACCCAAAAACTCAAGACGCTGATAATTATAGGAGCCAGACAGTGATGGGTGTGTCAGCGCCTCATCCAGCAGGCTTGTTTTTGCAAACCTGTAACCGGCTAGTTCTTTTAATTCAGTCAAATGCTCCTCCCCGAGCTTTTTTAACCTCTGGCTTCATCCATGAGCCTTCTCATTTCCTTAATAGATGCTTCTAAGCCATGAAAGATTGCTTCCCCAACCAGAAAATGGCCTATATTTAATTCCCTGATTTCAGGGATGGCGGCAATTGCAGCCACTGTTTCATAACTCAAACCGTGCCCAGCATGCATTTCAATACCATGCGAAGCACCGTATGCAACAGCGCTTCGAATACGCTCTAGCTCTTCCTCTTGCTGCTTGCCAGAAAGCTCGCAGTATTTCCCTGTATGAATTTCACATACAGGGGCGCCAAGAGAAATTGCCGCATCAAGCTGGCTTTTCTCGGCATCGATAAAAAGACTAACTCGGCTCCCTGCAGCGTTCAGGCGGTTTACATAAGGCAGCAAGCGATCATGCTGTCCTGCGACATCAAGCCCCCCTTCTGTTGTCAGTTCCTGGCGCTTTTCAGGCACCAAACAACAGGCATGAGGTTTGTGCCTCAGTGCAATTTCCAGCATTTCATCGGTCGCTGCCATTTCCAGATTAAGTGGCACCGAAAGAACATCTGAAAGAGAGGCGATATCTTCGTCAGATATATGGCGCCTATCCTCGCGTAAATGCGCCGTTATACCGTCAGCTCCAGCAAGTACAGCGAGGCCCGCTGCCCGCACAGGATCAGGGTGTCTAATACCTCTGGCATTTCTTATGGTTGCCACATGATCAATATTTACACCTAGTCGTAATTTAGCTAGCGTCATTCAAGTATATCCTCATTCTTTAAGAGCTGCTGGCGCTGACGCGCTCTTATACGGGCTTGTTTCCTTGCACGGTTTGCAGAGACCATTATGCGAAGAGCAATATAAAAGCCAATCCATATCACAATCGCCAAAGGAATGCTCCCCACGAGCATAGGCCAGATTATAGGCACAAAGGCCATAATATACTCAGATGGTGCGTGCAAAAACCCGCTCCAGCTCCATGAAGGTAAAACATGAATAACATCATGTCCTAAAATCCATCTTCCCAATCTTGCTGTAAGAGCAAAAATAAGGGGAAATGTCCATGGGTTGCCAACAATAGTGCCAATTGCAGACGCCAGTAAATTAGCCCGCACAAGCCATGCTAATGCAAAGCCCATCAAGAAATGGAGGCCGATAAACGGCGTAACAGAAACAGCTGCACCCGATGCGAAACCCGCAGCAATGCTATAATCAGAGCCCGGCAATCGGATTATCCGGTGCCACAAATATAGTACAGCTCTTTTAAAACCAGATCGCGGCCACAACCACGAGCGAAGCTTCTGAAATATATTTTGTTTATTGCGGCGCCCAAATAGCATAATCAGGATTTCAAATCACGACTGCCCGGCTTAATCGCAGGAATGGCTTTCAGGGCATCAGGCAAATTATCAGGGCTATAAGTTGGAGCATCAATCGTTACGAGTGCGGTAACCGGTGCCCCCACATCTGCCTGTCCGCCAGAGCGGTTAATCAAACATCCAGCAGCCACAACATCACCACCCCATTCCGTTATGGTTTTAATACATTCACGCGACGAAAGGCCCGTTGTGATAACATCTTCCATCATCAAAATACGTGCCCCTTTCGGAATATCAAAGCCGCGCCTCAGGGTAAATGCTCCGTCAACCCGTTCCGTAAAAACACCCGGCACACCAAGCTGGCGCGCTACTTCATAGCCAACAATAACACCGCCCATAGCAGGGCTTACAACCAAATCAATATCAACACCAGTAAGCCTTAGCTTATCTGCAAAGGCTGCGCACAAACGGCCTGCGCGCTCTGGGTCCATTAAAACACGCGCGCACTGTAAATAAACCGGGCTATGGAGGCCTGATGACAATTTAAAATGCCCTTCAAGCAAAGCACCTGCTGCACGAAATTCGTTTAAAACCGCGTCCTGATCCATGATGGCTCCAGTCATTTAGTATATACTTGTCTGTGGCGGATAGTTGCCTGAGCGCGCTGCGTCAAGTTAAATAAACAGACACTCATAAATGTTAGCCCAGAACCCGGTCAACACGGGCAATTACCCTGCTAACACGAAGAGCTCGACTAATATTATTCAAATGTTTTACATCACGGACTTCAACATCGGTAATCATAATACAAAACTCTGGGTCACGTTCAGGGATCACCAGATTGGAAACATTACCGCCATGTTTTGAAACGATCGTCGCAATAGTGGCTAAAGCGCCTTTCTCATTAACCACCTCAAGGCGTAAGCGCCCTGTATAAAAAGAAGCTTCAGCTTCATCCTCGTCCTGCCACCGCAAATCAATCCAAAGCTCTGGCTTGTCATCATATTCCGTCAGTTTTGAGCAATCAATTGTATGAACCTCGGCTCCCTGCTCCGGTATATGAATACCAACAATGCGGTCACCCCTTACAGGATGGCAGCACTCAGCAAAGTGAACCGCAGACCCCATCCGAAGACCGGAGATCGGTACTGAAGACGATACAATATCCTCCCAGTCATGGTGAACGGCAGGCAAGCGCTCTGAACTGGCATCTTCGCGGAAGCCAGCATACGCTGCTCGTAGCACATCATCTTTCCTAATAATGCCGGAGCCAACCTGTGCATATAATTCAGCGATATCTTCACAGTTGAGGATTTCCGCAGCCTCTGTCATGGCTTTCACAGAAAACTCCAACCCAAAACGTCCACATGCTTCTTCCAGTAAGGTTTTACCCAAACTGCTATATTCAGACTGTTTTTGCTGCCTGATATGGCGCCTGATAGCGGACCGGGCCTTACCAGTAATCACAAAATTATCCCACCTTGGTGACGGGCTTTGGCCTTTTGATGTTAGAATTTGTACCTGATCACCGTTTTCAAGCTGATGCCTAAGCGGAACCATGCGGCCATTCACCTTAGCCCCTACGCAGTGGTCGCCCACTTCAGTATGCACCGTATAAGCAAAATCAACAGTGGTAGACCCACGCGGCAGAGAAATCAGTTCTCCCTTTGGAGTGAAACAAAAAACCTTATCCTGAAACATTGCAAGCTTTGTATGCTCAAGAAACTCTTCAGGGTCCTGTGTGTGATCTAAAATTTCCAGAAGTTCCCGCACCCAGCGATACTGCGACCCTTCTGCTTTTTCAGACTTTTGCTTATATTGCCAGTGGGCAGCAACACCGATTTCTGCCTCTTGGTGCATTTCATGCGTCCGAATTTGTATTTCAAGTCGGTTTTTATGCGGCCCTATAACCGTAGTGTGAATAGAGCGATAAAAATTCCGTTTCGGAATAGAGACATAGTCTTTAAACCTTCCTGGCACCATTGGATATTTCTGGTGGATAACACCCAGCACTTTATAGCAGGTTGCAATATCGTCCACCTTTATCCGAAAGGCCATAACGTCGGATAGTTGTTCAAATGTTATATTTTGGCGCTCCATTTTGCGCCAAATCGAATACGGCCGTTTAATTCTGCCACTTATCAGTGCTGTTACCTCATTTTGCTCCATCAGCTTATTGAGAGCAGCAATCATATCTTTTTCAAGATTAGGGCTTTGCTCTACAAGATAATGCAAGCGCGCATTGATTGATTCTAGCGCCTCTGGGTCGAGATGCGTAAAGGCCAAATGCTCAAGCTCGTCTTTCAGCTCATGCATGCCTATACGTTCGGCAAGCGGCGCGTAAATATCCATCGTCTCAAGCGCTATGCGGCGGCGTTTTTCAGGATTTTTGATGTAATCCAGTGTCCGCATGTTATGACAGCGGTCAGCAAGCTTAACCAGCAACACCCTGATATCATTTGACATTGCTAAAAGAAATTTACGGAAATTCTCGGCTTGGCGAACACTTTCAGCCTGTAATTCAATTTTTGACAGCTTGGTAACACCGTCAACCAGTTCAGAAACCTTTGGACCAAAAAGCTCTTCAATTTCAGGAATTGTAGCAACAGTATCTTCAACCACGTCATGCAAAAGCGCTGTAGCGATTGTATCACCGTCGAGTTTCATGTCCGTAAGAATGCCTGCAACCTCAAGCGGATGCGAAAAATATGGATCGCCCGAAGCGCGGGTTTGTGTGCCGTGCGCCTTCATGGCAAAAACATACGCACGGTTCAAAAGCGCCTCATCCACTTTCGGATCATACGCTTTAACTTTTTCAACAAGTTCAAACTGACGGATCACTATATACCTGCACTCTTTCCAAAACTTATCGTACCTTTACAGATAGCGATTCCATATGAGAATTTCAGCCCCTTTATAGGCTTCTGTATGACTTATCGAAAAAAAAAACGAAGTGTTCCCGTAAAACAACGGATTTAGGAGATTACAATAAGGCTCAAGCAAAATAAAAAGCCCGGCAAAACCGAGCTTTAAATCAATCACGAGCACCACAAAGCGCCGCTTTATGCCTTTGTGGTTTCTTCCATGCCCGCCATAAGAATTGACATATCTACTTCTTCTGGCTCGTCAGATTCTACAACCTTGCGCATGCTATGAATAACCGCTTCTGTCAGATCATCAGCAATAACTTTTTCTTCTGCAATCTCGCGAAGTGAAACCACTGGGTTTTTGTCGTTATCGCGGTCAACCAGAAGAGGTGCGCCTGATGATATTTGGCGCGAACGCTGTGCTGCGGCCAAAACCAAGTCAAAGCGGTTTGTTACTTTATCAACGCAATCTTCAACGGTGACGCGTGCCATTCATATTCTCCAAATTCTTTTGCAGCATATTAAACATGCCTGCCATACAAGCGCCTGCTTATACAAGCGCACCTTGGCTGTGTAAAGTCTGGAATCGCAATTTTAGCCTGAAAATGGCCTAACACCTATTCTATCAGCCATAATTTCTGGCTCGATAGCCATATCCGCTACACTCTTGCCTGTAACTGGGTGAACCCAGTCAGAGGCAATATCAAGCATGGGCACCAGAACAAAAGCCCGCTTGTGCATACGTGGGTGTGGCACAACGGGTTGCTGAAGGATGGCTGCGGGGTCAGAACTATTCACAACAGACCACCAGTCCTCCACAGACGGCAAAACCTCTGCACCATATGATAGCAAATCAATATCAATGGTTCTCGCGCTCCAACGCTCTGAAGGTTCACGCCCCAGAAAGCTTTCAATACCTTTAAAATGGGACAAAAGCAGCTCTGCACTCAAGGACGATTGAGCAAAAATTACTGCATTGATAAAATCAGGCTGATCAGAAGCAGGTACCGGGCTGGTGCAATAAAATTTTGAAATGGCCTGTATATCAATCGCAAGGCCTGAAAGCTGGTTAATTGCAGCACGGAGGGTTTTTTCTGGCGTTCCATATGAAGAATTAAGGTTACCGCCAAGTCCAATGTGGATTTTTTGCACAATAAATCTATTCTTAAATACTACAGTGTTAAATTAACGGAAATTTAACCGGCTTCTTCCACGCTGTATAGTCTAAGATTTAAATGTAATACTTACTGGTTATTTTACGAATTTATAATTCATACTGTCCGTATTCTGGAGTTATTATGATAATTTACCCTGAAGAGCGCCTTGCTCTTTTTATCGACGGTGCCAACCTTTACGCAACAGCATGTGCCTTGGGCATGGAAATTGACTATAAAAAACTGCGCGCCTATTTTTCTGAAAACAGCCGTATGATAAGGGCCTTTTATTATACAGCCATACTTGAAGATCAGGAATACTCGCCCCTGCGCCCACTTATTGATTGGCTGGACTATAATGGTTTTACACTTGTTACAAAGCCCGTGAAAGAATTCACTGACGAACATGGTCGGCGCAAAATCAAAGGCAATATGGATATTGAGATTGCTGTTGATATGCTCAACATCTCCGATTCACTTGATCATATGATTCTATTTTCCGGTGACGGTGATTTCAGGCGGCTGATTGAAGCTATCCAAAGGCGCGGTGTACGGGTCACTGTTGTTAGCTCAAATTCAACACAGCCCAGCATGATAGCCGACGAACTACGGCGGCAAGCAGACCAGTTTGTTGATCTTGACGATCTACGCAGTGCTATTGGCCGCCCTTCCAGTAAAAAGCGAGACGATGAAGCCCCTCTTGATGCTGTCTATGAAGACCACCTAATTTAGCCTTAAATGTCTGATGATAAACGAAACTGAACCCAAAAAGCACTGTACCTTGTGCCCAAGGCTTGCAGCATATCGCCGCGAAAATATTGAAAATTACCCAACTTTTCACAATGGTGCAGTATCAAACTTTGGGCCAATAACAAGCGAGATTCTGATAGTTGGCATGGCACCCGGCCTTAAGGGTGCCAACCAAACAGGCAGGCCTTTCACCGGTGATTTTGCAGGCAACTTGCTATATTCCAGCCTACTTCAAGCTGGCTTTGCAGAAGGCACTTTCGGCAATCATGCTCATGATGGCCTAAGGCTGAAGAACACTCTTATAACCAATGCAGTTCGCTGCGTTCCCCCGCAGAACAAGCCAATAAACACCGAGATCAACAACTGCGCACCTTATTTGGCCGCCTTAATAAAAAGCATGCCAAATTTAAAAGTAATCCTAAGCCTTGGTCATCTTGCCCATACGGCAACGGTGAAGGCACAAGGGGAAAAACAGGCACATTATAAATTCGTACACGGAAAGTGCCAACCGCTACCGAATGGCATTCAACTGATAAGCAGCTATCACTGCTCGCGGTATAACGTAAACACTGGCGTTTTAACCGAACCCATGTTTTTGGGTGTTCTTGAGCA
Proteins encoded:
- the rnc gene encoding ribonuclease III yields the protein MTELKELAGYRFAKTSLLDEALTHPSLSGSYNYQRLEFLGDRVLGLTISTWLLEAYPSEAEGLLNRRFTSLVRRETLAGMAVKLGIAAALKVTPGAETEGARDKEAIQADVCEAFIGAMYLDGGFAVTDKFIRQHWIPLMDTELDAVKDHKTKLQEWCQARSLDLPHYSVLDRTGPDHDPVFTIEATIDGKGSASAQGGTKKTAEQDAAAALLRHLLGETG
- a CDS encoding pyridoxine 5'-phosphate synthase; its protein translation is MTLAKLRLGVNIDHVATIRNARGIRHPDPVRAAGLAVLAGADGITAHLREDRRHISDEDIASLSDVLSVPLNLEMAATDEMLEIALRHKPHACCLVPEKRQELTTEGGLDVAGQHDRLLPYVNRLNAAGSRVSLFIDAEKSQLDAAISLGAPVCEIHTGKYCELSGKQQEEELERIRSAVAYGASHGIEMHAGHGLSYETVAAIAAIPEIRELNIGHFLVGEAIFHGLEASIKEMRRLMDEARG
- a CDS encoding DUF2062 domain-containing protein, whose protein sequence is MLFGRRNKQNIFQKLRSWLWPRSGFKRAVLYLWHRIIRLPGSDYSIAAGFASGAAVSVTPFIGLHFLMGFALAWLVRANLLASAIGTIVGNPWTFPLIFALTARLGRWILGHDVIHVLPSWSWSGFLHAPSEYIMAFVPIIWPMLVGSIPLAIVIWIGFYIALRIMVSANRARKQARIRARQRQQLLKNEDILE
- the pyrE gene encoding orotate phosphoribosyltransferase is translated as MDQDAVLNEFRAAGALLEGHFKLSSGLHSPVYLQCARVLMDPERAGRLCAAFADKLRLTGVDIDLVVSPAMGGVIVGYEVARQLGVPGVFTERVDGAFTLRRGFDIPKGARILMMEDVITTGLSSRECIKTITEWGGDVVAAGCLINRSGGQADVGAPVTALVTIDAPTYSPDNLPDALKAIPAIKPGSRDLKS
- a CDS encoding RelA/SpoT family protein; the encoded protein is MIRQFELVEKVKAYDPKVDEALLNRAYVFAMKAHGTQTRASGDPYFSHPLEVAGILTDMKLDGDTIATALLHDVVEDTVATIPEIEELFGPKVSELVDGVTKLSKIELQAESVRQAENFRKFLLAMSNDIRVLLVKLADRCHNMRTLDYIKNPEKRRRIALETMDIYAPLAERIGMHELKDELEHLAFTHLDPEALESINARLHYLVEQSPNLEKDMIAALNKLMEQNEVTALISGRIKRPYSIWRKMERQNITFEQLSDVMAFRIKVDDIATCYKVLGVIHQKYPMVPGRFKDYVSIPKRNFYRSIHTTVIGPHKNRLEIQIRTHEMHQEAEIGVAAHWQYKQKSEKAEGSQYRWVRELLEILDHTQDPEEFLEHTKLAMFQDKVFCFTPKGELISLPRGSTTVDFAYTVHTEVGDHCVGAKVNGRMVPLRHQLENGDQVQILTSKGQSPSPRWDNFVITGKARSAIRRHIRQQKQSEYSSLGKTLLEEACGRFGLEFSVKAMTEAAEILNCEDIAELYAQVGSGIIRKDDVLRAAYAGFREDASSERLPAVHHDWEDIVSSSVPISGLRMGSAVHFAECCHPVRGDRIVGIHIPEQGAEVHTIDCSKLTEYDDKPELWIDLRWQDEDEAEASFYTGRLRLEVVNEKGALATIATIVSKHGGNVSNLVIPERDPEFCIMITDVEVRDVKHLNNISRALRVSRVIARVDRVLG
- the rpoZ gene encoding DNA-directed RNA polymerase subunit omega, whose translation is MARVTVEDCVDKVTNRFDLVLAAAQRSRQISSGAPLLVDRDNDKNPVVSLREIAEEKVIADDLTEAVIHSMRKVVESDEPEEVDMSILMAGMEETTKA
- the folK gene encoding 2-amino-4-hydroxy-6-hydroxymethyldihydropteridine diphosphokinase; this translates as MQKIHIGLGGNLNSSYGTPEKTLRAAINQLSGLAIDIQAISKFYCTSPVPASDQPDFINAVIFAQSSLSAELLLSHFKGIESFLGREPSERWSARTIDIDLLSYGAEVLPSVEDWWSVVNSSDPAAILQQPVVPHPRMHKRAFVLVPMLDIASDWVHPVTGKSVADMAIEPEIMADRIGVRPFSG